DNA from Rubripirellula lacrimiformis:
ACCACGACAGGATCAACAAACTGACACGCGGATAATGGATCATGATTCGCTGCTGCCAATGGGGTTGGAGAGGATGCGGCCAAAGGCCAGCGATTCTACCACCCGGCCAGTACCGAATCTCGGTTTGAGGATACGTCTGAGTTCTGGTTTTAAAAAATGGGCGGGAGGTCGGGTGGATTCGGCGATGGAGGGTGGGTTATGCGGGGTGTGCGGGTGATCCGGCGATGATTGGCGGAAAGATCGGCTCCCCGGTGCTCGGATGTGACCTAAGTTTCAGCAGCAAACGGCCGTAGGGATATTCGGCCGTTGGTCCTTGCCGAAGTTCGGCGGGTACTGATTGTTGTTTGGCCACGATAGGGGTTCACTCGTGCAAACTCGCCGCAGCGGCATCACGATGATCGAATTGACGATTACGGTTTTGATCGTTGGACTGATCGCAGCCGTAGCAACTCCTCAATTTGCAGCCTCCACATGCGTGGCGAACCTGCAGTCGGCGGCGTACCACGTGGCTGCCGATGTGGAGCATATTCGCCGCTCTGCGATCGTTACCGGGCGTCCAACGTCGATCGACTTCGACAATTCGACAGCCCAGTACGAGAGCGTCACCGTATTTTCCACCCAGCGCAAGGGAACCCTGGTCGACGTCGAACTTCGCCAACTGTCTGACTCGTCCACTCAGATGATCGCGGACTTTGATGGCGAATCTTCGCTGAGCTTTGACACCGAAGGGGTGCCTCGAGCCGGATCGGCGGCGATGACCAGCGGATCGATCGACCTTCGATGCGGCGGCTTTCGTTACGTCGTCACGATCGCCAAGGGAACCGGCGCCGTGTCAGTGGCCAGTGCTGCGATGCCTTTGGAATGAGAAGACGGAACATGAAACGAAACGCATTCACATTGATCGAATTGATCCTTGCGGTCGCAGCGTCCGCCATGGTGATGGTGTCGCTGACCGGATCGGTCATGGTGGTATCGGGTCTGCTGCAGCCGGATGAACAGGCGGCACAATTTGCGATCGATCGCCAAATCTCTGACCGCGTGTCCGAAGACCTTCGCTACAGCACTGCGATTGGACCGCTGCCGTCGGGCAGCGGATTCCGCCTGACGCGAACCGAACCAGCCGGCGCAACCGCCACACTAGACTACAAGGCCGACTGGACAGGACTGACCCGGACGGTCGGATCGGCCCCGGAGATTACACTAGACACGGTAGGTGTTAGCCACCAGTTTCAGATCGATGGCGTTTCGGGCGCAAGCTGGACTCCGCCACCTGTGGTGTATCCCCAATTCCGATCTGGCAGCGCAGGCGCAACCTCTGGCAGCACGGACAAACTTTCGGTCCCCACGCCGGCCGGGGTGATCGACGGCGACCTAATCTTGCTGTGCTTCTCGGGCCGTTCGCCTTACACAGTCGAACTATCGAAGAAAAATGAGTGGAGCACACTAGTCCACACTGACAACAACGGGCTGCTACTGTTCGTTGCCTACCGATGGGCCAGCAGTAATTTCAAGGACGAGATTGATGTTAAGGTGACCCCCAATTCCAGGTTCGCTGTCTCTATGGCAGCCTTTTCCAATGTCCGAGCCAACAGCCCGATTGGATCGATCAGCATATACAAAAACACCAGCAAGTCTTCGGGCCTGAACCCGCTAGCGCTAGAGCCGGCGTCGATGAACGCCAACGATTTGAACATCCAAATCATTGCGGGGGAAGGATCGCCATGGGTCAACGGAACAATTGGCATGTCATCCTTCGTCGACATTGAACAGATCAGCGCGCCCGGCACACTATTCCCATCCAATTCGATAGGCATCACCCTGCGACGCGGAAGTTCAGCCTCGCTAACGCCGCCGCAGATGCATCACTCCATTTTCTTCTCGGGCTATCTGGTCCAGGCCGGCATCGTGTTGCAGGGGCCGCTGTGATGAACCACCAATGCAACGGCACCGCGAATCAATCATGGCGTAGCTCTCCCGCAGCCAACCGCGTTGGGATCACTCTGATCGAGGTCCTGATCTCGCTCGTTCTGGTTTCCATGGTGATCTTGGTATCGCTGGTGTCATCCGCGAACCTGTATCGCCATCGGTCATTGTCAAAGTCGGCTGTGATGGCATCGCATCTAGCGAGCCAGATGCTGGACGAAGCAACCGCCATGGCGTTTCGCGATTCGGACGCCCCACTGTTTGGCATCGAGGTCGACGAAGCCGCTGCCAACGCAGGCCAATCGGATCGACTGGCATTTGACGACGTTGATGACTATCACGCCTACACCTCTTCACCGCCCGTCCATCGCGGTGGGGAATTGATTGACGGGTACAGCGGTTGGCAGGTTGCGTTCACAGTGCAACCGGCCCAGACAACGACCGCAGGCGTCGAAGCGATCGTCGATCCAGACAGCCGACTGCGGCTAATCACGGTGACATGCACGGCCCCATCAGGCGACACATCGATCGAAACCGCCGTCGTTTCGGATTCGCCGACATCCGTCGACGCCGCCGATTCGTACGAACAATTCCGAAGAATCACTCTTTACTTATCTGACGGCCGAACGCTACGCACCGCTGCACCGCTACGCAATCAACCCGATCAGGTGCCATAATGCTGGGCTACGCACACTTCACAGCTGGGCCTCGGCCAACAGGGAATCGCAGCCGCCCGCGGCAAGGGTATCTGTACGTCGCAGTCCTGCTGACATCGTTGGTGGTGTCCAGTCTGCTTGCCGCTGCCTTGACGGTATCCACCGCAACGCTTAGCGGCCAATCCGACATCGAAGACCGAGGCCGAGCGATCCGTTTGGCGGAAAGCGAAATGCACCGTCTGGCTTCCACGATGCGCGTCAGCACTCTATGGCGAACGGCAAACATCAGTGGCGACTTTTCCACTTGGCGAACATGGTCGTCCGGCGCCGTCGTCCTATCAGGACCGCCGGGCCAGGTTCGATACCGATACACCGACCTGGATGGAGACTTGGCAGACGATCCGCGTGACGATGTCGAACTGACCGTTCACACGAAGGTTGGCCGAGCCGAGTACGCCGTATCGGCGACGCTGCAGTGGGACCGCGTTCCTTATCGCTGGCTGAACTACGACGTCACATCGTTCGACAATCTTGGATTCCAGTATTGGTCCACGCTCAGCACCGAAGGACCGACCCAGGTCGCGGGCGACTGCACGGCAACACTGGGCGGGTACCTGATGACGCCCCAATTGGAATGCAACGGATCCGTATCATCGACGCTGCAAGGAACACAGGTCGCGGGAAATATCGGTTCGCCGCCCGCCGACTTGGTCGGACAGTACGAACTGGCTGGAACGGTGGTGCTGCGAGGTTCCATTCCCGTCATCAGTTCGAATCACACCATCCAAAAGTGTGTCCTGTCGCCGACGTCCAACCCGTTCGGCGCGGCCAACGCCGAAGGCGTCTACAACATCGACATGCAAAACCAAAAACTAGTGATCCAGGACTGCCGGATCAGCGGGACATTGGCAATTCGAAATGCAAGCGAGATCGTGATTCGCAACGGGGTTCACTGGTCCTACCCGACCACCGCCGATGCCATCCTAGTGACGGACTCGCCCGTCACCATCACGGGCATCGACCGCTCTTTTGGCGAAGCCGACCTGAACGTCAACTTCAACCCAACAAGCACGCCCTTCCGCGGCACGAGTGACATCGAAAAAGATGACCTGTACTCATCGGAATTCCGTGGCGTGATCTACTCGTCATCCACCGCGACATTGGAAGCCACCGACGGCGACTGGAACCTGATCATCATCGGAGCAGTCGTCGCCAACGGCATCAGCGTTACCGGGCATGCCAGCATATTCAAACTGCACGAACTATCAGACGACCCAGCGGACCGATTGTGCGACCCAAACCCAATGCGGTTTGTACGCGGTTCATGGCGGCGAATCGATTCGCCCTAGCAGATCCGGCAATCCCACATCCCAACCGCCGCCAAACATGCCGGAGCGGCGCTTCGGTTGGTCCGGCCTACGTTGCTACGTGGCCAGATTCAGTGAGCCGTGATCGCGTCAGCGGCCGGGCATTCCGCACCGACCGGCGGCACGAACTTGCCCCCAGACCCAAAGAAAGCCCCGACGTTTTCACATCGAGGCTTCCTTGGATCATAGACCATCCGACCGCATCCACGCACCGACCAACATCAGCGATGCAGGCGGTCGATTCAAACTGGCGCCTAGACAGCGGCCTTGGCAAGCTTGCGGCGGCGAAGTCGATAAGCAGCGACTCCACCGACAGCGGCCAAAGCCAAAACCGTCGAAGGCTCCGGCACGGCAGCGACACTAAGCGTTAGCGACCGACTAGTAAACAAATCGTCGGAGATGACGCCACCGTTGCTGAGACGGAAGTTGTTGACGCTCGCCTGCGGGTCGGCGAACGTGAATCGAGAACTGCCGCCCACCGTCGCCGGCGCGACCAAATCAACAGTGCCCAACAGAAACTCGGCAACGTTGCCATTGGAAACCGCCGAACGTGCACCGACAAAACTGAGCTCGCTCAGGGTGTTCGGGGAACTCAAAGCCGTTCCAGCGCCGACTTGAGTTGCATTCGTTGCGCTGCCTTCGCCGTCAGCGAGGACCTGAACCGCAAACGAGAGGACCGGGGCGCTGGCCAGCACGGATGCGTCAACCTCCGCTTTGGTTTCACGCAGATAGACCTCGGCACCAGCAAAAACCTGGCCAGGTGCCGCCGGAATGATGATGTCGGCAGCTTCGCTACCGGCGATCTTGAAGAACACGTCATAGACCAATGCAGCCTGACTGATCGGAGCACTGGCAAAACTAAACAAGACAGCCATCGCGATGGCGCCCAGGAATCGTACACTCATCAAAGAATCCTCGAAGGGGGGAAGGTGCCGCCCTGGCTTTGAATCAGAATCAACTGATCCAGCGGTGCCAGAGCGGCAAGGTTTAGGTTAGAAAAATCAGGGATGTCACTCGTGCTGAACTAGCCGCGCCCCTTAAAGAAGTTCGGCGCGAAGTAGCTGTCTAAGTCGACGAACTCGATGATGCCGTCACCGTTGCCATCCAATCCCGGGTCAAAAGCTGCGCTTGCAACATCCGAAAAGAAGGACGGTGCGAAGTGTTCGTCCAAGTCGGTAAACTCGACGATGCCATCGCCGTTGGCATCGCCGTAGAGACGGAAGAAGTCGTCGTTGTCTTCATCCGCAGCGACATGACCACCGAAGCGATAGTCGGCCGATAACGCGGCACCACCATCGACGGCGATGATCTTCGAAGCGGTCACATCCAGTTGGTAGTTGCCATCGACAAGCGAGTTGCCCAGAGCACCGACACCCACACGGTTTGCCACCGACAAGCCATCGGTTCCGAAGGTCAACGTGACCGTCGTCTGCGTGGCACTATCAACGGCGGCCACGATCAACGCATCGACCACTTCGCCGGTATCGATGTTGGTGATCGCAAACGCGGTCGCCAATTCGGCATGGTCGACCAGACTGTCGAACTGAACGGTCACCGACGTCAACTGAGATCGCGAGGCGGCATTGGGCACTCCCTCGTTGATGGTGACGCTGGCCACTTGAGGTGCAACGCTAGGGTCGTCCACGTCGATCACGTTGATCGTCAAGTCTTGGCTGACCGATTCGCCATCGCCGCCCGTCGAAATGACACGGACCAGATAGCTGGGCTGGGCCTCGAAGTCGATCGTCGTGCCCTGAGCGATGAACAGTTCGTTGCCGACGATCACGAATCGATCGTTGTCGGTTTCGGTGGCTGCTGGATCCAACGTGATGGTGAACTCACCGCCGGGGACTGCTGCGACGGTATCCAGTTGCCCCACCAACAGGTCGGCTGCGGACGTGTCGGTATTTTCGACCACTTCGTTGGCCGACAAGGTGACTTCGGTGGGCACGTTGCTGCCGAACACTTCGACGCTAGAGGTGACCGTTGATGTTCGACCATCGGTATCGGTGATGGTGTAACTGAACGTATCCAGCACGGATTGACCGGCGGCCAAGGCAGCGATCGATCCGCCTGCCGATGTCGGATCATAGAGAACCGTTCCATCGACATCGATCGACAAAGCGGCTCCCAGGGCACTGCTGCCGTCGACCTGCGTGATGGTGAAATCGGCTTTCGAGCTCAACTCCGTCTGCAACGGATTGCTGAACGGGATGAACATGAAGTCGAACGATGATTCGATCGAACCGAAGTCGCCGCTGGAGCGCGTGTCGACTCGGAACCTGCCGTCGCCGTTGTCGGAAACGAAGGCTGCGTTGCGAACCGGAATCTGCTGAGTTTCGCCGCTGGGCAACAGCACCGACTGGCTGCCGGTCGCGATGGCGATCAACGCACCGTCTGCGGGAGTGGCTCCGGCGATGTCCAACAACACCGATCCGTAGTCTGGTCCAACGATGCCGGTGACCGCACCGGAGATCAGGTCGGCGTCCAGGCCGGCAGGACGCGAATCGGCTCCTTCTTCTTCACCTTCTTGAGGGTAGTAGGTTGCATTCCAACGTCCACCGATCAGTGCGGGTGAATTCTTTGGCACGTAGACAAAGCTGAACGGGTCGTCTTCCAACCCATCGGCGGCGCTATCGTTGTCGACTTGGCGAACCAACCATTGATCGCCACCGAGCGGCAGTGCAGTGACCAGGTTGTCATCATTGGCGCCACCCATGGCGAACAACATGCCGTCGGTTTCGGAATTCGTCACACCGGGGATCGAAACGATCCACAGCCCGGCGTAGCCCGGCACCTTGCTGATGTTGGATTGGTTCACGCCGTTGCCAACCGAAAGCGTGCCATCGGCCAGCACATGCCCGCCAATCCAGTTCTCGGCAAACGGCATCATCGCGGCAGCTAGCGGCGCGTTGCGTTCGCCATTGCCACCCACGCCCATCTCGGTCGCGAACGTATAGATGCTGTCCTGGCCAGCAAACCATCCACCCTGGTAGGTATCCACGGAACCAAACGGATCGGAATCGTTGCGAATGGTGCCCAACAGGACTCCGTCGTATCGGTTCACCGGCACTCCCCCCACACCGACCGCAAGATCGCCGGTGTTCTGAGGGGAGTGGAGCGTGAACGCGTTATCGCCGGCGGCGGTCTGTTCGACGACCCAACCGCTGGTGGCGTCTTCGGTCGATGCACTGTCGGCGCCGATGTTTGCGGCGGTCGCTTGGAAACGGCCAGCGTCTGGATGGCTATCGTTGGCCAACACATCGATGGCGGTGACCTGCCCCTTCAGCACAGGCGTGGTTTCGGTCAGCGCGATTGGCGAATCGCTGGTGGCAGTGATCAAGATCGGCAGGTCCGTCGAAACGGTCGATCCCAACAAGTCGGTCGCGGTGACGGTAGCACGAACGAACCCGAATCGGTCCGGTTGTCCCGCGAACGTGACCACGGACCCGTCCACCGATGCGGTGGCGACATCGTCTTGCGAAAAGACGACCGAGTAGGTCAGTAGGTCACCGTTGTCGACATCGCTAAAGAACGACGACAGATCGATCGCTGCGCTGGTGTCTTCGGCAAACTGCAGTTCGGCGATCGGCGAGATCAATTCGGGTGCGTCGTTTGCCCCAACATGATTGACCGTCGCGGTTGCCGTCACCGATTCGCCCAAGTATTGGGCTTGATAGACAAAGGTGTCGACAAAAGTCTGGCCTTCGGACAACGCACGAATCGATCCAGCGGCGTCATAGTTGATCGTACCGTCGGCGTTGACCGAAAGTGAAACGCCACCAACGGACAGGTTGTCACCCAGGTTGGCTTCCGAACTGCCGACCGAACCGACCGTGACCTCGGTACCCGATTGAATCTGGTTTTCGAACGGGATAAAGAAGAAGACGAAGTCACCGTTTTGCGGATTTCCGGTGTTCGGGCTACGCGTGTAATCGAACTGGCGGATCAGGAAATCATCCGGATTGTCGGTGGCCGCTTCGTAGCTGAAGAACGAATTTCGCGGCACGCCGGCGGTCAGGTCCATCGTTTCCATGATCAGCACACCGCTGGTCGGACTCTGCCCAGGCACGCTGACTCGCCAAAACCCATCGGATTCACGCGTGACGCTGAAATCGCCAAACGATTGCCGCATCGGGTTGGGCACAGCGCTGTTGCCGTTGACCACGCCACCGATCAAGCCCTGCGAACTGCGTGGGACGTACAACAGGTTAAAATTGCTGGCCTGGGCACCGTCCACCGCCTGGGCATTGTCTCGGTCCTGCACCAACCACCGGTTCCCACCGACGGGCAAAGCACGCGCGTAGTTGTCGCTGTTGCCCGCATCGATGGCGAACAGGAACCCTTCATTGAGTGAATCGGTGACCCCGGCCACTTCGACTTCGTAATAGCCACCGCTGCCGGTCACGGTCAGTCCCGAACCACCGGTGATGGCGGTGCCATCGGTACCGCTAAACGATCCGCCAATCCAACCAGCTTCGTAGGGGAAGTACGCCGCGCTGAAATCGGTCGCACGTTCCCCGTCATTTTCCGGGCCCGCGTCGGTCGTGATCGAAGCGTTGCCGCTGAAATTGGTGTACTTCACCAACCCAAAGTTCTTCGCGTC
Protein-coding regions in this window:
- a CDS encoding pilus assembly FimT family protein, whose protein sequence is MQTRRSGITMIELTITVLIVGLIAAVATPQFAASTCVANLQSAAYHVAADVEHIRRSAIVTGRPTSIDFDNSTAQYESVTVFSTQRKGTLVDVELRQLSDSSTQMIADFDGESSLSFDTEGVPRAGSAAMTSGSIDLRCGGFRYVVTIAKGTGAVSVASAAMPLE
- a CDS encoding PulJ/GspJ family protein yields the protein MKRNAFTLIELILAVAASAMVMVSLTGSVMVVSGLLQPDEQAAQFAIDRQISDRVSEDLRYSTAIGPLPSGSGFRLTRTEPAGATATLDYKADWTGLTRTVGSAPEITLDTVGVSHQFQIDGVSGASWTPPPVVYPQFRSGSAGATSGSTDKLSVPTPAGVIDGDLILLCFSGRSPYTVELSKKNEWSTLVHTDNNGLLLFVAYRWASSNFKDEIDVKVTPNSRFAVSMAAFSNVRANSPIGSISIYKNTSKSSGLNPLALEPASMNANDLNIQIIAGEGSPWVNGTIGMSSFVDIEQISAPGTLFPSNSIGITLRRGSSASLTPPQMHHSIFFSGYLVQAGIVLQGPL
- a CDS encoding type IV pilus modification PilV family protein — its product is MNHQCNGTANQSWRSSPAANRVGITLIEVLISLVLVSMVILVSLVSSANLYRHRSLSKSAVMASHLASQMLDEATAMAFRDSDAPLFGIEVDEAAANAGQSDRLAFDDVDDYHAYTSSPPVHRGGELIDGYSGWQVAFTVQPAQTTTAGVEAIVDPDSRLRLITVTCTAPSGDTSIETAVVSDSPTSVDAADSYEQFRRITLYLSDGRTLRTAAPLRNQPDQVP
- a CDS encoding PEP-CTERM sorting domain-containing protein (PEP-CTERM proteins occur, often in large numbers, in the proteomes of bacteria that also encode an exosortase, a predicted intramembrane cysteine proteinase. The presence of a PEP-CTERM domain at a protein's C-terminus predicts cleavage within the sorting domain, followed by covalent anchoring to some some component of the (usually Gram-negative) cell surface. Many PEP-CTERM proteins exhibit an unusual sequence composition that includes large numbers of potential glycosylation sites. Expression of one such protein has been shown restore the ability of a bacterium to form floc, a type of biofilm.), with the protein product MSVRFLGAIAMAVLFSFASAPISQAALVYDVFFKIAGSEAADIIIPAAPGQVFAGAEVYLRETKAEVDASVLASAPVLSFAVQVLADGEGSATNATQVGAGTALSSPNTLSELSFVGARSAVSNGNVAEFLLGTVDLVAPATVGGSSRFTFADPQASVNNFRLSNGGVISDDLFTSRSLTLSVAAVPEPSTVLALAAVGGVAAYRLRRRKLAKAAV
- a CDS encoding beta strand repeat-containing protein — protein: MRRRKRNRATSQRSPKLSPRKRSTPRFETLETRQLMAFDIANDFFTLASDASLNVLTNDSTGEEVQSVSGFNQEVIYSEVDGAFAGNAIADDPASPGTPQRSLFPGALTLLPTQNNRGDIDFYLDTDADPSNDAVDGTLTRLNRSSGIVLGTLRENTPLDASGSNGAVIQYASNTAGDGWMATNAGPENGGEQNADFSAAYFPYANGWRGATFNGDPALATGDIALQLSGDTGIVATGSPGQYVVTVDGVTDSYREGFLFAIGGDNSDNYTRAVPIGGNQWSIVHRDNSNGLDQTDTQTSVQRFNVLYVPRSAQGLIGGTVKGSATVANPMLQSFGDFNIQRQSEGMWKLTVPGQDITSGMLMMETADTSHGIPRNTYFSYDVDPADPQAILIRQFDYNGQEDLASEDFTFFFVPFADNALAASSSLAISSMGSSVGNLGDNVSALGVAISLNADGTVHYDTGRSILELGEGETSTDTFVYEVQEMVDEAFVSYTATATIVRQGVNDDPTVVSQPADIVLGRNDAAAVIDASPFFDDVDATDSLTFTVQFSDPGVATASVTGGQVSLTPVVDATGNTIVTIVATDNFGGVATVSLELSVLGLQAVNDEFFVSDSTVLSVLNNDVTGSEQPNVSAMNVLYNRNTIDKSSNFAETFIPDQPGMPGVPQRTVFTGAMTVSPAQTNHGDTVVYLDGDDDPSNDNVSANLTRLRNSQGVVLGTTMDNSPLDADAKNFGLVKYTNFSGNASITTDAGPENDGERATDFSAAYFPYEAGWIGGSFSGTDGTAITGGSGLTVTGSGGYYEVEVAGVTDSLNEGFLFAIDAGNSDNYARALPVGGNRWLVQDRDNAQAVDGAQASNFNLLYVPRSSQGLIGGVVNGNSAVPNPMRQSFGDFSVTRESDGFWRVSVPGQSPTSGVLIMETMDLTAGVPRNSFFSYEAATDNPDDFLIRQFDYTRSPNTGNPQNGDFVFFFIPFENQIQSGTEVTVGSVGSSEANLGDNLSVGGVSLSVNADGTINYDAAGSIRALSEGQTFVDTFVYQAQYLGESVTATATVNHVGANDAPELISPIAELQFAEDTSAAIDLSSFFSDVDNGDLLTYSVVFSQDDVATASVDGSVVTFAGQPDRFGFVRATVTATDLLGSTVSTDLPILITATSDSPIALTETTPVLKGQVTAIDVLANDSHPDAGRFQATAANIGADSASTEDATSGWVVEQTAAGDNAFTLHSPQNTGDLAVGVGGVPVNRYDGVLLGTIRNDSDPFGSVDTYQGGWFAGQDSIYTFATEMGVGGNGERNAPLAAAMMPFAENWIGGHVLADGTLSVGNGVNQSNISKVPGYAGLWIVSIPGVTNSETDGMLFAMGGANDDNLVTALPLGGDQWLVRQVDNDSAADGLEDDPFSFVYVPKNSPALIGGRWNATYYPQEGEEEGADSRPAGLDADLISGAVTGIVGPDYGSVLLDIAGATPADGALIAIATGSQSVLLPSGETQQIPVRNAAFVSDNGDGRFRVDTRSSGDFGSIESSFDFMFIPFSNPLQTELSSKADFTITQVDGSSALGAALSIDVDGTVLYDPTSAGGSIAALAAGQSVLDTFSYTITDTDGRTSTVTSSVEVFGSNVPTEVTLSANEVVENTDTSAADLLVGQLDTVAAVPGGEFTITLDPAATETDNDRFVIVGNELFIAQGTTIDFEAQPSYLVRVISTGGDGESVSQDLTINVIDVDDPSVAPQVASVTINEGVPNAASRSQLTSVTVQFDSLVDHAELATAFAITNIDTGEVVDALIVAAVDSATQTTVTLTFGTDGLSVANRVGVGALGNSLVDGNYQLDVTASKIIAVDGGAALSADYRFGGHVAADEDNDDFFRLYGDANGDGIVEFTDLDEHFAPSFFSDVASAAFDPGLDGNGDGIIEFVDLDSYFAPNFFKGRG